The Flaviramulus sp. BrNp1-15 genome has a window encoding:
- the fsa gene encoding fructose-6-phosphate aldolase: MKFFIDTANLNDIAEAQALGVLDGVTTNPSLMAKEGITGEANILAHYQKICDIVEGDVSAEVIATDFDGMVKEGEALAALHPQIVVKLPLIADGIKACKYFSDKGIRTNVTLVFSAGQALLAAKAGATYVSPFLGRLDDISTDGLNLIAEIRQIYDNYGFETQILAASIRHTMHVIDCAKIGSDVMTGPLSSIKGLLKHPLTDIGLAKFLEDYKKGNQ, from the coding sequence ATGAAATTTTTTATTGATACAGCAAACCTTAACGATATCGCTGAAGCTCAAGCTTTAGGTGTTTTAGATGGTGTTACAACAAACCCATCGTTAATGGCTAAAGAAGGCATTACAGGAGAAGCTAATATTTTAGCACACTACCAAAAAATTTGTGATATTGTTGAAGGCGATGTTAGTGCCGAAGTAATTGCAACAGATTTTGATGGTATGGTAAAAGAAGGTGAAGCTTTAGCAGCTTTACACCCACAAATTGTTGTGAAATTACCATTAATTGCAGATGGTATCAAAGCTTGTAAATACTTTTCAGATAAAGGAATAAGAACTAACGTAACTTTAGTGTTTTCTGCAGGTCAAGCTTTATTAGCTGCAAAGGCAGGTGCAACTTATGTATCACCATTTTTAGGACGTTTAGATGATATCTCAACAGATGGTTTAAATCTTATTGCAGAGATTCGTCAGATTTACGATAACTATGGTTTCGAAACTCAAATTTTAGCAGCTTCTATTCGTCACACCATGCACGTAATTGATTGTGCAAAAATTGGAAGTGATGTTATGACTGGGCCATTATCTTCAATTAAAGGTTTATTAAAACACCCTTTAACTGATATTGGTTTAGCTAAGTTTTTAGAAGATTACAAAAAAGGAAACCAGTAG
- the msrB gene encoding peptide-methionine (R)-S-oxide reductase MsrB, giving the protein MLTWKDVINFSVNGNPKPDIRIEKTDAEWRELLTPEQYRITRQKGTERPHSGALCSVHDAGKYNCICCNTPLFDSTIKFSSGTGWPSFTQPIKENAIKYEKDTAFGMVRVEVMCNVCDAHLGHVFPDGPEPSGLRYCINSESMQLEKEIVNE; this is encoded by the coding sequence ATGTTAACTTGGAAAGACGTAATAAATTTTAGTGTAAACGGAAACCCGAAACCGGATATACGTATTGAAAAAACAGATGCAGAATGGAGAGAGCTATTAACTCCAGAACAATATAGAATTACTAGGCAAAAAGGAACAGAGCGTCCACACAGTGGTGCACTTTGTAGTGTTCATGATGCAGGAAAGTACAATTGTATTTGTTGTAATACGCCTTTGTTTGATTCTACTATAAAATTTAGTTCTGGTACAGGTTGGCCTAGTTTTACTCAACCAATTAAAGAGAATGCTATTAAATATGAAAAAGATACAGCTTTTGGAATGGTGCGTGTAGAGGTAATGTGTAATGTTTGTGATGCCCATTTAGGACATGTTTTTCCTGATGGACCAGAACCTAGCGGATTACGTTATTGTATCAATTCAGAATCAATGCAATTAGAAAAAGAAATTGTTAATGAGTGA
- the msrA gene encoding peptide-methionine (S)-S-oxide reductase MsrA, which produces MSDKNIQLATFGGGCFWCTEAVFQEVKGVEKVVSGYSGGNVPGHPTYREICSGLTGHAEVVQVTFDSNIISFEDILVIFMTTHDPTTLNKQGADVGTQYRSVIFYHDKTQKQIAEQVVKKVSEYYKDPIVTEISPLDIFYKAEDYHQNYYRNNPSQGYCSFVITPKLSKLRTLYSNKLK; this is translated from the coding sequence ATGAGTGATAAAAATATACAATTAGCCACATTTGGAGGAGGTTGCTTTTGGTGTACAGAAGCCGTATTTCAAGAAGTTAAAGGTGTTGAAAAAGTGGTTTCTGGATATTCTGGAGGTAATGTTCCCGGGCATCCAACATATCGTGAAATTTGTTCTGGTTTAACAGGTCATGCTGAGGTCGTGCAAGTTACTTTTGACTCCAATATAATTTCTTTTGAAGATATTTTAGTCATTTTTATGACAACCCATGACCCTACAACGCTAAACAAACAAGGTGCAGATGTAGGTACCCAGTATCGTTCGGTTATTTTTTATCATGATAAAACTCAAAAACAAATAGCAGAACAGGTTGTTAAAAAAGTGTCTGAATATTATAAAGACCCTATAGTTACTGAAATAAGCCCTTTAGATATTTTCTATAAAGCAGAAGATTATCATCAAAATTATTACAGAAACAACCCTTCACAAGGCTATTGTAGCTTTGTAATAACCCCCAAATTATCTAAACTAAGAACCTTGTATTCAAATAAATTAAAATAG
- a CDS encoding acyl-CoA thioesterase II, translating to MTTVNDLLNLLILEKVTENEFNGVSETVGSPVVFGGQVLAQALNAASRTITNGRILHSMHAYFLEAGDLNQPITYNVSKVRDGGSFSVRRVTAHQKNTTIFILSASFHKKEDGYNHQIEMKSGLKQPEELLSWTNILNQYGDFLPKSLKAFFEIERPIDFKPTKISNPLERKDLPPFSDVWFKLKGDVKGLDLATKQQILTYISDYNILVSALNPHASKAHWGNTQTASLDHSMWYFRDFDLDDWLLFSMESPNASNGRGFARGHIFTREGKLIASVAQEGLMRSKDIK from the coding sequence ATGACTACTGTTAATGATTTATTGAATCTTTTAATTTTAGAAAAAGTCACCGAAAATGAGTTTAATGGAGTAAGTGAAACAGTTGGGAGTCCAGTAGTTTTTGGTGGACAAGTGTTGGCGCAAGCTTTAAATGCTGCCAGCAGAACAATTACCAACGGAAGAATACTACACTCTATGCACGCTTACTTTTTAGAAGCTGGAGATTTAAACCAACCTATAACTTATAATGTAAGTAAAGTTAGAGACGGAGGTAGTTTTTCGGTAAGGCGAGTTACTGCTCATCAAAAAAATACGACTATTTTTATTTTGTCTGCTTCATTTCATAAAAAAGAGGACGGTTACAATCATCAAATTGAAATGAAATCTGGATTAAAACAACCTGAAGAACTTTTAAGTTGGACAAATATTTTAAACCAATATGGTGATTTTTTACCTAAAAGCTTAAAGGCTTTTTTTGAAATTGAACGACCTATAGATTTTAAACCTACTAAGATTTCAAATCCTTTAGAGAGAAAAGATTTACCTCCATTTAGTGATGTTTGGTTTAAGCTAAAAGGTGATGTAAAGGGATTAGATTTGGCTACTAAACAGCAAATTTTAACCTATATATCAGATTATAATATTTTGGTATCTGCACTTAATCCGCATGCTAGTAAAGCACATTGGGGAAATACCCAAACCGCAAGCTTAGATCATTCAATGTGGTATTTTAGAGATTTTGATTTAGATGATTGGTTGCTTTTTTCTATGGAATCTCCTAATGCATCCAATGGTCGTGGCTTTGCAAGAGGACATATTTTTACTAGAGAAGGAAAGCTTATAGCTTCAGTTGCTCAAGAAGGGCTAATGCGATCAAAAGATATAAAATGA
- a CDS encoding metallophosphoesterase, with product MKFSKSIFTLIILTILSACATYKPQYAKEEDKQNTFPNKEIDKTFYLVGDAGLSPTNDMSKALTAFHKHIEGKKTKGDYTLFLGDNIYPAGLPNKSHKNRASAENALNAQVKSVDNFKGETVFIPGNHDWYANGLKGLKREEKYIEGALGKNTFLPENGCPLESIDVSETIQLIIIDTQWYLENWNNHPTVNDDCEIKTRERFFLELEGELKKAQNKTTVFAMHHPMFTNGVHGGKYALSKHLYPFQKKIPLPGIASFITQLRTQGGVSIQDRYNERYHELMSRLETMTLDADNVVFVSGHEHTLQYIEKEGIKQIVSGSGAKESAVALSNTGLFSYGKQGFAELTIFKDGSSWVRYFGEEQGEPKLLFQKEVFPPTEKYDVSHLPDTFPQQIEVSIYSKEETDKSDFFESVWGDHYRDIYSTKIKAKVATLDTLYGGLEVVRKGGGHQTRSLRLKTKDGRELNMRALRKSATQYLQTVLFKDTYIQDEFEKTAIEGLILDFYTAAHPYAFTVVPDLSDAAKIFHTNPKLYFIPKHKHLGEFNKEYGGELYMIEERPEDNYADERNFGYADDIESTHDIIEKVREDEKHKIAEDAFVKARLFDMLIGDWDRHQDQWRWAQFDQANGDKYYHPIPRDRDQVFSNFDGALLDVMKIISGSTKQLQVYDEKLEDIEWMNSAGIKIDRVLIQDANKEVWLEQAKFLQDNITDEVIEKAFTKVPEEVKDKTLEEIKVKLKGRRANLQDIATGYYNYLNELVILTGTDKDDFIEVIRTGDEETRIIISRIIDGEKGEVIVDKIYNREITKEIWIYGLDDKDIFEVTGKANNLIFTRLIGGQENDTYRIKNGRRIKVYDHKSKSNTIEENKGADIKLSDTYNLNLFDFNKNIVKSSVITPAVGFNPDDGFLLGLQYVKTKKGFQRNPFSTQHRFKGGYYFATSGFSLDYNGEFANIFGDWNLHVGGRYTTENFTNNFFGYGNETVNNDDELGLDFNRVKTGIYAAKVGLLKKGNFGSDYGFRTLFEAIEIEDTPNRFIADFMPINNTDFYKRRFFGGVEAQFNYSSFDDKINPKKGMTFMLNIGGKTEFKDTKNTYGYLNSDLGFYNALSKDKKLVLKTDVRTQIRVGDDLIFYQAANIGGKNGLRGYRTERFTGKNSFVGSADLRYSFPSFKTNTLPLQIGVFSGFDVGRVWLKGDFSDKWHNDYGGGFWITAAESLSGTFNFFNSVEGLRFSFGFGLNF from the coding sequence ATGAAGTTTAGTAAAAGTATTTTTACATTAATAATATTAACGATTCTAAGTGCATGTGCAACTTATAAACCTCAATACGCTAAAGAGGAAGACAAGCAAAACACCTTCCCAAATAAAGAAATAGACAAAACCTTTTACTTAGTTGGAGATGCTGGATTATCTCCAACAAATGACATGTCTAAAGCATTAACAGCATTTCATAAGCATATTGAAGGCAAGAAAACTAAAGGTGATTACACACTTTTTTTAGGCGATAATATTTACCCAGCAGGATTACCAAACAAAAGCCATAAAAATAGAGCTAGTGCAGAAAATGCTTTAAACGCACAAGTAAAATCTGTTGATAATTTTAAAGGAGAAACTGTTTTTATTCCTGGGAATCATGATTGGTATGCCAATGGTTTAAAAGGTTTAAAAAGAGAAGAAAAATATATAGAAGGTGCTTTAGGAAAAAACACCTTTTTGCCAGAAAATGGCTGCCCTCTTGAAAGTATCGATGTTAGTGAAACCATCCAATTAATTATTATTGATACACAATGGTATTTAGAGAATTGGAATAATCACCCAACTGTCAATGACGATTGCGAAATAAAAACTAGAGAACGTTTTTTTCTAGAATTAGAAGGAGAACTTAAAAAAGCACAAAATAAAACAACGGTATTTGCTATGCACCATCCAATGTTTACCAATGGGGTGCATGGTGGTAAATATGCCTTATCTAAACATCTATATCCTTTTCAGAAAAAAATACCACTTCCAGGAATAGCCTCTTTTATAACACAACTTAGAACTCAAGGTGGAGTATCTATTCAAGATAGGTATAACGAACGCTATCACGAGTTAATGAGTCGTTTAGAAACCATGACTTTAGATGCCGATAATGTGGTTTTTGTTTCGGGGCACGAACACACATTACAATACATTGAAAAAGAAGGTATAAAGCAAATTGTTTCAGGGTCTGGAGCTAAAGAGTCTGCTGTAGCCTTAAGTAATACTGGATTGTTCTCTTACGGAAAACAAGGTTTTGCTGAACTTACAATTTTTAAAGATGGAAGTAGTTGGGTAAGATATTTTGGGGAAGAACAGGGAGAACCTAAGTTATTGTTCCAAAAAGAAGTATTTCCACCCACAGAAAAATATGATGTTTCCCATTTGCCAGACACGTTTCCTCAACAAATTGAGGTGTCAATTTATTCAAAAGAAGAAACCGATAAATCAGACTTTTTTGAATCGGTTTGGGGAGACCATTATCGCGATATTTACAGTACAAAAATAAAAGCAAAAGTAGCAACGCTAGATACGCTTTATGGAGGATTAGAAGTTGTTAGAAAAGGAGGCGGTCATCAAACACGTTCTTTACGATTAAAAACTAAAGATGGAAGAGAATTAAATATGCGAGCGCTTCGTAAAAGTGCTACACAATATTTACAAACTGTTTTGTTTAAAGATACTTACATTCAAGATGAGTTTGAAAAAACAGCTATAGAGGGCTTAATTCTAGATTTTTATACAGCGGCTCACCCATATGCCTTTACGGTTGTTCCAGATTTGTCTGATGCAGCAAAGATTTTTCATACTAATCCAAAGTTATATTTTATTCCGAAGCATAAACACTTAGGTGAATTTAACAAGGAATATGGTGGTGAATTGTATATGATTGAAGAGCGACCAGAAGATAATTATGCAGATGAAAGAAATTTTGGTTATGCTGATGATATTGAAAGTACCCATGATATTATTGAAAAAGTACGTGAAGACGAAAAACATAAAATTGCTGAAGATGCCTTTGTAAAAGCGCGACTTTTTGATATGCTAATAGGCGACTGGGACAGACACCAAGACCAATGGCGTTGGGCACAATTTGATCAAGCTAATGGCGATAAGTATTATCATCCTATTCCACGAGATCGTGACCAGGTGTTTTCTAATTTTGATGGCGCTCTGTTAGATGTTATGAAAATTATTTCAGGTTCAACAAAACAACTTCAAGTATATGATGAAAAACTCGAAGATATAGAATGGATGAACAGCGCAGGAATTAAAATAGATCGCGTGCTTATTCAAGATGCTAACAAAGAAGTTTGGTTAGAACAAGCTAAATTTCTTCAAGATAATATAACAGATGAGGTTATAGAAAAAGCATTCACTAAAGTGCCCGAAGAGGTTAAAGACAAAACTTTAGAAGAGATAAAGGTGAAATTAAAAGGAAGACGAGCTAATCTACAGGATATTGCGACAGGTTATTACAATTACTTAAATGAACTGGTTATTTTAACTGGAACAGATAAAGATGATTTTATTGAGGTTATAAGAACGGGAGATGAAGAAACACGTATAATTATTTCACGAATAATTGACGGTGAAAAAGGAGAGGTTATAGTTGATAAAATATACAACAGAGAAATTACCAAAGAAATCTGGATTTATGGATTGGATGATAAAGACATTTTTGAAGTAACCGGTAAAGCCAATAATTTAATTTTTACAAGACTTATTGGTGGTCAAGAAAATGATACTTACAGAATTAAAAACGGAAGACGTATTAAGGTCTACGACCACAAATCTAAGTCTAATACTATTGAAGAAAATAAAGGAGCAGACATCAAACTTTCAGACACGTATAATCTAAACCTGTTTGATTTTAATAAAAATATTGTAAAATCGAGCGTGATAACTCCAGCTGTCGGTTTTAATCCTGATGATGGTTTTTTATTAGGGCTTCAATATGTGAAAACAAAAAAAGGATTTCAGCGAAATCCATTTTCTACACAACATCGTTTTAAAGGAGGGTATTATTTTGCAACCAGTGGTTTTTCTTTAGATTATAATGGTGAATTCGCTAATATTTTTGGTGACTGGAATTTACATGTTGGAGGTAGATATACTACCGAGAATTTTACTAATAACTTTTTTGGTTACGGTAATGAAACTGTGAATAATGATGATGAATTAGGTCTGGACTTTAATCGCGTAAAAACTGGCATTTATGCCGCTAAAGTTGGTCTTCTTAAAAAAGGAAATTTTGGTAGCGATTATGGTTTTAGAACACTTTTTGAAGCCATAGAAATTGAAGATACACCAAATCGTTTTATTGCAGATTTTATGCCGATTAATAATACAGATTTCTATAAACGACGTTTTTTTGGAGGTGTTGAAGCTCAGTTTAATTATTCAAGTTTCGATGATAAAATTAACCCGAAAAAGGGAATGACATTTATGCTAAACATTGGTGGTAAAACAGAATTTAAAGATACTAAAAACACCTATGGTTATTTAAACTCAGATTTAGGATTTTACAATGCACTATCCAAAGATAAAAAGTTAGTTTTAAAAACAGACGTTAGAACTCAAATACGTGTTGGCGATGATTTAATTTTTTATCAAGCAGCAAATATTGGAGGTAAAAATGGTTTAAGAGGTTATAGAACAGAGCGTTTTACAGGTAAAAATTCTTTTGTTGGTAGTGCAGATTTAAGATACAGCTTTCCATCATTTAAAACCAATACATTACCATTGCAAATCGGTGTTTTTAGTGGTTTTGATGTAGGTAGAGTTTGGTTAAAAGGTGATTTTTCAGACAAATGGCATAATGATTATGGTGGTGGTTTCTGGATAACCGCTGCAGAAAGCCTATCGGGAACGTTTAACTTTTTTAATAGTGTTGAAGGGTTAAGATTTTCTTTTGGGTTTGGGCTTAATTTTTAA
- a CDS encoding Pycsar system effector family protein codes for MSKLIDSAEKFVFDLFKNELDQSFLYHNYTHTERVLRSIREIIKNTDVSKKDAEVLELAALLHDTGYTKTREDHEEESVKIATAFLKDNDADEKTIEAVNECIMATKFKDSPKTDLGKIIRDADASHFGKKYFNEASEFLRKELEMQGIATYSPTEWENENIKVLTKKHEFYTDYALKNWQPRKEKNLSKLIKSKKKRRSKLKTEELKAKYKAQYKNESPERGIQTFYRVALRNHIKLSDIADTKANILLSVNAIIISLVLANLISKLDTNAYLVYPTAIFTLSCVVSMVLSIIATRPNITSGEFTKEDVANKKVNLTFFGNFHKMSLEEYDWAVNELLKDKDYVYSSLTKDLYFLGKVLERKYRILRVTYTIFMIGMIVSVLAFGIALKTNGAKLKDVVIPDENNTSLIHSNFENSIDKEAIYKIA; via the coding sequence ATGTCGAAATTAATTGATAGTGCAGAAAAATTTGTTTTTGATTTGTTTAAAAATGAATTAGACCAAAGTTTTTTATACCATAATTACACTCATACCGAGCGTGTTTTACGAAGTATTAGAGAAATTATTAAAAATACAGACGTTAGCAAAAAAGATGCTGAAGTACTAGAACTTGCTGCTCTATTACACGATACCGGTTATACCAAAACCAGAGAAGACCATGAAGAAGAAAGTGTAAAGATTGCAACTGCCTTTTTAAAAGATAATGATGCAGATGAAAAAACCATTGAAGCTGTGAACGAATGTATTATGGCTACAAAGTTTAAAGACTCACCTAAAACCGATCTTGGAAAAATAATTAGAGATGCTGATGCTTCACATTTTGGTAAAAAATATTTTAATGAAGCTAGTGAGTTTTTAAGAAAAGAGCTTGAAATGCAAGGCATTGCAACATATTCTCCAACCGAATGGGAAAACGAAAATATTAAAGTACTCACTAAAAAGCATGAATTTTATACAGATTATGCTTTAAAAAACTGGCAACCAAGAAAAGAGAAAAACCTCTCTAAACTCATAAAATCTAAGAAAAAAAGAAGAAGCAAACTTAAAACAGAAGAACTTAAAGCCAAATATAAAGCACAGTATAAAAATGAAAGTCCGGAGCGCGGAATTCAAACATTTTACCGCGTTGCTTTAAGAAATCATATTAAATTAAGTGATATTGCTGATACTAAAGCCAATATTTTATTATCTGTTAACGCTATTATTATATCGTTAGTTTTAGCTAATTTAATTTCTAAACTAGATACAAACGCTTATTTAGTTTACCCTACTGCCATTTTTACGTTGTCCTGTGTGGTTTCTATGGTGCTTTCTATTATTGCCACTAGACCTAATATTACCAGTGGCGAATTTACCAAAGAAGATGTTGCTAATAAAAAAGTGAACCTTACCTTTTTTGGTAACTTTCATAAAATGAGTTTAGAGGAATACGATTGGGCGGTTAACGAACTTTTAAAAGACAAAGATTACGTTTATAGCTCATTAACAAAAGACCTTTATTTTTTAGGAAAAGTATTAGAACGAAAATACAGGATACTAAGAGTGACTTACACTATTTTTATGATAGGTATGATTGTTTCTGTGCTTGCTTTTGGAATTGCGCTAAAAACTAATGGCGCCAAATTAAAAGATGTTGTAATTCCAGATGAAAATAACACTAGTTTAATACATTCTAATTTTGAAAATAGTATTGATAAAGAAGCTATTTATAAAATAGCTTAG
- a CDS encoding GAF domain-containing protein, which translates to MDINKNIESPLELQIGFNKLLEQYERLSKSDDEHIVAKANKVLKIADTFPELRNGFSDISILQTREKEISTILQDTFSPLLTKNEIKTASVPFHNLIFNASDRFKDIIKTAGDDFELQIKNMPEDDVYIIACTIILNFCYGYDLSFKRPFYYEIPDANGIIRYYKILYNADFCEIIPNENAKKITKEDYDELLDNFDNIELWKEKFPLNSYVFKGFVISNIFDVTDDQSISNVKSALIGNEKCDDENLVERFHEIFKSLLGINDIQIGFAIYNKEDNTFERIYEVGNSFLLNNSDSLKCSDALCKWSYQRLLEENKYFTISDVDRMFEKAKGRAPHITSLHEQNIKSAIFAPIANDEGLMGILEIVSKTPKALNSVNANKLVDVMPFIVSAVERSNREEETLIEAIIQQECTSIHPSVSWRFKEAAKKFLLASQTKKGSKPSFDNIAFDNVYPLFGQIDVKGSSDARNHATQKDLALQLSLVDKVLDQLPENERLPIYEQLKFQIETFNTEIKVDFKVDTEQQLTTFFKEEIEPLFIYFLEKKDFAKEEIEDYFSKVDTNLGVIYYYRKNYDDTIALINKNMSAILDEKQVDAQNMYPHFFERFKTDGVEHNMYIGESITKEESFNSIYLYNLRLWQLQAMYEMENSFYQNQHEYPISLDVASMILVFNQPLSIQFRMDEKQFDVDGTYNARYEVVKKRVDKAFIKGTNERVTVKGKMSIIYSHKEDEIEYLKYVRFMQSKNMFDNDVEILELQDLQGVTGLKAIRVSIIYQKNEGDEKTFYTYDDLMKEIKS; encoded by the coding sequence ATGGATATTAATAAGAATATCGAATCGCCTTTAGAGCTACAAATTGGCTTTAATAAGCTTTTAGAGCAATACGAAAGGTTGTCTAAAAGTGATGATGAGCATATTGTAGCTAAAGCAAATAAGGTTTTAAAAATAGCTGATACTTTTCCTGAATTGAGAAATGGTTTTAGTGATATATCTATATTACAAACCAGAGAAAAGGAAATAAGCACTATTCTTCAGGATACTTTTAGTCCACTTTTAACAAAAAATGAAATAAAAACAGCATCAGTACCTTTTCATAATTTAATTTTTAATGCATCAGATCGCTTTAAAGATATTATAAAAACTGCTGGTGACGATTTTGAACTACAAATTAAAAATATGCCAGAAGATGATGTGTACATTATAGCATGTACCATTATTCTTAATTTTTGTTATGGATATGATTTAAGTTTTAAAAGACCGTTTTATTACGAAATACCAGATGCTAACGGTATTATACGTTATTATAAAATTTTATACAATGCTGATTTTTGTGAAATTATTCCAAATGAAAATGCGAAAAAAATCACAAAGGAAGATTATGACGAATTACTAGATAATTTTGATAATATAGAGCTATGGAAAGAAAAATTTCCACTAAATAGTTATGTTTTTAAAGGCTTTGTAATTTCTAATATTTTTGATGTAACTGATGATCAATCGATATCAAATGTAAAGTCTGCTTTAATTGGTAATGAAAAGTGCGATGATGAGAATCTGGTTGAAAGATTTCACGAAATATTTAAATCGCTTTTAGGAATTAATGATATACAGATTGGTTTTGCAATTTATAATAAAGAAGATAATACTTTTGAGCGTATTTATGAGGTAGGTAATAGTTTTCTTTTAAATAATTCTGATAGTTTAAAATGTTCTGATGCTTTATGCAAATGGTCTTACCAAAGATTGTTAGAAGAAAATAAATATTTTACAATTTCAGATGTCGACCGCATGTTTGAAAAAGCAAAAGGTCGCGCACCACATATTACCAGTTTACACGAACAAAATATTAAAAGTGCCATTTTTGCTCCTATTGCGAATGATGAAGGTTTAATGGGAATTCTTGAAATTGTTTCTAAAACACCCAAAGCGCTTAACAGTGTAAATGCTAACAAATTGGTTGATGTTATGCCTTTTATAGTTTCTGCTGTAGAGCGTTCTAACAGAGAAGAAGAAACTTTAATAGAAGCTATAATACAGCAAGAATGTACATCTATACATCCAAGTGTGTCATGGAGATTTAAAGAAGCTGCAAAAAAGTTTTTACTAGCTAGTCAAACAAAAAAAGGAAGTAAACCTTCATTTGATAATATAGCTTTTGATAATGTTTATCCGTTATTTGGACAAATAGACGTTAAAGGATCATCAGACGCAAGAAATCATGCTACTCAAAAAGATTTAGCATTACAACTATCATTAGTTGATAAGGTTTTAGACCAATTACCTGAAAATGAAAGGTTGCCAATTTACGAGCAGTTAAAGTTTCAAATAGAAACATTTAATACTGAAATTAAAGTTGATTTTAAAGTAGATACCGAGCAACAATTAACTACATTTTTTAAAGAAGAAATTGAGCCGTTATTCATTTACTTTTTAGAGAAAAAGGATTTTGCAAAAGAAGAAATTGAAGATTATTTTAGTAAAGTAGATACCAACTTAGGTGTTATTTATTACTACAGAAAAAATTACGACGATACCATTGCGCTTATAAATAAAAACATGTCTGCAATACTTGATGAGAAACAAGTAGACGCCCAAAATATGTATCCTCACTTTTTTGAACGTTTTAAAACGGATGGTGTTGAACATAACATGTATATAGGCGAGTCTATTACCAAAGAAGAGAGTTTTAATTCTATATACCTGTATAATTTAAGATTATGGCAGCTGCAGGCTATGTACGAAATGGAAAATAGTTTTTATCAAAACCAACATGAATACCCTATTAGTTTAGATGTCGCTTCAATGATTTTGGTGTTTAATCAACCATTGTCTATTCAATTTAGAATGGATGAAAAGCAATTTGATGTAGATGGAACTTACAATGCCAGATATGAAGTTGTGAAAAAACGTGTAGATAAAGCCTTTATTAAAGGCACAAATGAGCGTGTAACTGTCAAAGGAAAAATGAGTATTATTTATTCCCACAAAGAAGATGAAATTGAGTACTTAAAGTATGTACGCTTTATGCAATCTAAAAATATGTTTGACAATGATGTTGAAATATTAGAGCTGCAAGATTTACAAGGTGTTACAGGTTTAAAAGCAATACGAGTAAGTATCATTTATCAAAAAAATGAAGGTGATGAAAAAACCTTTTATACTTACGATGATTTAATGAAGGAGATAAAATCCTAA